CCATAAAAATAGTGCCATATGACCAGATAAGTAATGATACAATTCCTCATGATTATGTAAATGTAAACAACGTTAAAAAATGGTACAACAATGCTGAAGTGGGTAAAAGTATAACTCTGGGTTATGCTATTGCTAATTTCAACGATGGAAGGAATACAGTTGCACCAGAAGATATAGAAACTTTATTTGGAAGTAGAATAATAGATTATATGAAAAATTACCCCTCAGGATCGCCAATACTTGTATATATGGGACCTGTTACTGAAAAAGTCAGTGGAAGTAATGGAGATTCACTTGGATCTTTTCCTGAGTACAATGATGCAATAAGGGAGCAAAATTCACGAGCATTTGTAGATGCATGGGATGGAACCATAATTCCGCCACATTCTACTTCTTCAGGTAAAGAAACTGTAGGGTTTGGAAGATCTATTGACCCCCATGCTCCTGGAGGATGGGCTTCTCATGGTGTTTGCCCTGCAGCAAGAGCATTAAGAGGTGCAGTATCTGAAGCAGGATTTGGACTTCCAACTGGCCTTACATGGGGAGAATATGCAGTACTATTTGGATTTAATCCTGCAGTGGATGTGAAGGTCACAAATACCAAGGACTATCCGGTTAAAATAGTAATGTGGACAAGCGGATCAGGTCCTGGCATGAGCATACATGCAGAAGTCATAGAATACATACCTCAATAGGAAATTTATTTTCCTTTTTATTTTTCTCTTAAATACATTTTGAGTGATTGGAATGGTTTCAGCAGTTATAACAGCAGCGGGCAAAAACAGACGAATGAGAGAAGATTTTAAAGCCCGTGGAATGGAGATACGACATAAATTACTCCTTGATTTGCATGGAATGCCTGTAATACTTCAAACTCTAAAAAACACTCTTAATGCTAATGTAGAAGATTGTGTTATTGTTTTAGGGCATTTCAGCGATGAAATAACCGTAGTGATTGATGAATTTGATGATGAAAGAGTTAGGGTGGTTAAAAATCCTGAAAATAATGTTGAATTATCTGAATCTCTATTGAATGGAGTAAATAAAATTAAATCGGATTACTGTCTTTGTGTTGCTGCAGATCAACCCACAATATCAGCTGAAACACTTAGAAATTTAATCAAAGGGGTTTTTGAAAGCAAAGATCCAGAAAACACGGTTTCGATTCTTGCAAGGGGAAAAACAGGATATCTGGATTCTGCTAAGGGCCTGGGAATGCCATTTGCATGCCATAAAAACATTCTAATGAAATATTTGGTTGGAAAAGAGGATAATTTAAATCCTATTTTGCGGGAAATGGTTAATGATGGAATTATTTTATATGGAGTTCAATCTTTAAACGATCTGGAGCTAATAAATATCAACAGATATGATGATTATCTGAAAATTGTAAGAGAAAGTGATTTATAAAATAAAAACAGGAGAATTAACTTAAAATAAAAAATAAATAAGGGGAGTTTTTAGAATTTCTTGTTTTCAGTTTCCTCTTCAAGGAGATCTAAACGGTCTTCTACTTCTTCAATTGCTTTTCCAAGTCTTCCGATGATTTTAACGGTATCTAATACCCATTTTGCTACTAATTGATCGTTAAATTCTCCCCTTTCCACATAATCTGCCATCTTCTTTTCCAGATCATTGACTTCATCTATAACTTCATATATTTTTGATTGCACCATCTATAATCACTCCTTTAGATTTAATAATGTGTTGAAGAAGGTTTTATTTCATGGATATAAGTGCTGTTACAACGCATCCTATATTTTCGCCGTTCATTCCCACAATTACTTCATCTTCTTTTATATCAGCATACTGCCTTGAACCACTGCATCCAAGGGTAATATTTGCGGTATTGTTAACAAAGGGACCGGCCACAGCGTCGGCACATAAGGATTGAATTCCTGAAAAACTTGCTTCTACCCTACCACCACGAGTGTAAACCATTGCCTGAGCAAGTTTAAGTGCCTGAGCAGGGTTACAGATAACTACAATCACATCAGGATCAAATTTAATGTTTTCTAAGGGTGCATAGATGATAGCTTTCATCATAGGATCAATTTTAGGGATACTTTCCATTGTACGCTTTGCAGAGCCGAGACTTGAGAATCTACCCAGGCTCTGATAAAATTCACCAGTTTTTATCTTTTCTGGGGTTTCCATAAGACCAATTGCAGATGCCCCGCCTTTACACATCTGTTCTTCAGCGGTTGCATAAAATGTTTCTCCCTGCGCTGCTTTTTGAACCATCTCACAGTGCCTTATGTTTTCTTTTATTTTTTCAATCTCTTTGGGTATGTCTTCTTCTCTTAAAATAAATTTTATTGCTACGGGGGATTTACTTAAGCCGAGTCTTTCTTTAAGTTCCCTTGAAACCATATCATATCCTTCTACTTCGCAAGTGCCTTCTACCATGATTTTTCACCGTTTTTATTATATTGTTTAAATTATTTAATTTTATTCAAAATTAAATAAAAATTCACTTGGAAAAGGTATAAAAAGTCTTAAAAAACTAAAATTATAAAATTAAATGTTAAAAATAAAAAATTTAGATATTTTAAACAGATCTAACGCCTTCAACAAGCTCTTCTATCTTATTTTTAATATCAGAACAGTCTTCAACGACGGTACCTGTTACAACAATATCTGCTCCAGCTTTTGCAACACTGGCTGCTGTCTCACCATCACGTATTCCCCCGCCAACAATTACAACCAAATTGGTCATTTTTTTGACTGCTGCAATCATTTCCTCGGGAATATGATTTGCTGCACCAGAACCGGCTTCAAGATAGATTAATTTCATTCCAAGGCATTCTGCAGCCATTGCATAGGCAACAGCAATATCTGGTTTGCTTCTAGGTATTAACTTTGCATCTCCAACCCATCCAACAGTTCCTCCTGGCTCAACAACAATATAACCCATTGGTAAAGTTTCAATCCCTATTTTTTTAATGTTCGGAGCGCCTAATGCTTGTGCGCCAATTATCCAGTAGGGATTTGTTGAGTTTAGAAGACTCATGAAAAAAATCGCATCAGCATGTTTGCTTACGCCAGTGATGTTACCTGGAAAAAGAATAATTGGAACATCAATATTCTCCTGCAATGCTTTTGCAGTTGAATCAAGCTCATCAGACTGTGTGGTAGATCCACCGAGCATTATTCCATCAGTACCTCCAGAAACAGCTTCCTGTGCGATTTTAACTGCCTTTTCAGGACTTTGCTCTTCAGGATCTAAAAGTGTTAAGTGTATTTTGTGGTCTTTTAATGTATTTTTAATGTAATTTTCAACCTTCATTTTATCACAGGATAGAAAA
The nucleotide sequence above comes from Methanobacterium sp.. Encoded proteins:
- a CDS encoding NTP transferase domain-containing protein, coding for MVSAVITAAGKNRRMREDFKARGMEIRHKLLLDLHGMPVILQTLKNTLNANVEDCVIVLGHFSDEITVVIDEFDDERVRVVKNPENNVELSESLLNGVNKIKSDYCLCVAADQPTISAETLRNLIKGVFESKDPENTVSILARGKTGYLDSAKGLGMPFACHKNILMKYLVGKEDNLNPILREMVNDGIILYGVQSLNDLELININRYDDYLKIVRESDL
- a CDS encoding DUF169 domain-containing protein, translating into MVEGTCEVEGYDMVSRELKERLGLSKSPVAIKFILREEDIPKEIEKIKENIRHCEMVQKAAQGETFYATAEEQMCKGGASAIGLMETPEKIKTGEFYQSLGRFSSLGSAKRTMESIPKIDPMMKAIIYAPLENIKFDPDVIVVICNPAQALKLAQAMVYTRGGRVEASFSGIQSLCADAVAGPFVNNTANITLGCSGSRQYADIKEDEVIVGMNGENIGCVVTALISMK
- a CDS encoding geranylgeranylglyceryl/heptaprenylglyceryl phosphate synthase, encoding MKVENYIKNTLKDHKIHLTLLDPEEQSPEKAVKIAQEAVSGGTDGIMLGGSTTQSDELDSTAKALQENIDVPIILFPGNITGVSKHADAIFFMSLLNSTNPYWIIGAQALGAPNIKKIGIETLPMGYIVVEPGGTVGWVGDAKLIPRSKPDIAVAYAMAAECLGMKLIYLEAGSGAANHIPEEMIAAVKKMTNLVVIVGGGIRDGETAASVAKAGADIVVTGTVVEDCSDIKNKIEELVEGVRSV